A window of the Streptomyces formicae genome harbors these coding sequences:
- a CDS encoding substrate-binding domain-containing protein translates to MRLHVDQRHERVLELVRARGSLRVAELAAELGVSAVTLRRDVEALAAQGKVQRMHGAVVWPGGDAADAPAAAPAADGVVIGMIVPTTKTIFADIVRGAREAVEAQGGRLVLGMSGYVDSEDPAQARHLLAGGAEGLLVAPSWFGGVPTGGQEKWLLDCEVPTVLVERSAPAGNPAAALDRVRTDRAHGAALAVSHLASLGHRSIAAVLQDGPHAAGISAGYRASVESLGLETVPGSPAIGISGQFDEPLEYLVEAIARHGVTAALVHSDEDAIVLVPRLQARGISVPGDLALIAYDDEVAALADVPLTAIAPPKRSVGELAAKLLLQRLAERRTGRVPAPRQHLELLPELRVRASCGGDRTDPSS, encoded by the coding sequence ATGCGGCTGCACGTCGATCAACGCCACGAGCGGGTGCTCGAACTCGTCCGGGCGCGGGGCAGCCTCCGCGTCGCGGAGCTCGCGGCCGAACTCGGCGTCTCCGCCGTGACGTTGCGCCGGGACGTGGAGGCCCTGGCCGCCCAGGGCAAGGTGCAGCGCATGCACGGCGCGGTGGTCTGGCCCGGCGGCGACGCGGCCGACGCGCCGGCGGCCGCGCCGGCCGCGGACGGCGTCGTGATCGGGATGATCGTGCCGACCACGAAGACCATCTTCGCGGACATCGTGCGCGGTGCCCGCGAGGCCGTCGAGGCGCAGGGCGGCAGGCTGGTGCTCGGCATGTCCGGCTATGTCGACAGCGAGGACCCGGCGCAGGCGCGGCATCTGCTGGCCGGCGGGGCCGAGGGGCTCCTCGTCGCCCCGAGCTGGTTCGGCGGGGTGCCCACAGGCGGCCAGGAGAAGTGGCTCCTCGACTGCGAGGTGCCGACCGTGCTCGTCGAGCGCTCGGCTCCGGCCGGGAACCCGGCGGCCGCGCTCGACCGGGTGCGCACCGACCGGGCGCACGGCGCCGCGCTGGCGGTGAGCCATCTCGCGTCCCTCGGGCACCGCTCGATCGCCGCCGTACTCCAGGACGGCCCGCACGCGGCGGGCATCTCGGCGGGCTACCGGGCCTCGGTGGAGTCCCTGGGCCTGGAGACGGTGCCGGGCTCGCCGGCGATCGGCATCTCCGGGCAGTTCGACGAGCCGCTGGAGTACCTGGTCGAGGCGATCGCACGGCACGGGGTCACGGCGGCCCTGGTGCACAGCGACGAGGACGCCATCGTGCTGGTGCCCCGGCTCCAGGCGCGCGGCATCAGTGTGCCGGGTGACCTGGCGCTGATCGCGTACGACGACGAGGTGGCCGCGTTGGCCGATGTGCCGCTGACCGCGATCGCCCCGCCCAAGCGCTCGGTCGGCGAACTGGCGGCGAAGCTGCTGCTCCAGCGGCTGGCAGAGCGCAGGACGGGCCGGGTTCCGGCGCCGCGTCAGCACCTGGAGCTGCTGCCGGAGTTGCGGGTGCGCGCGTCGTGCGGTGGCGATCGGACCGACCCTTCCTCGTGA
- a CDS encoding carbohydrate ABC transporter permease, which produces MSTHTVTQESASAETAAAPPEHRSPALGRRPRKPTALLSKGVVNGLLLIAAFYMLMPVSWLLFAATKNHRDLFGTSGFSFGDFSLFSNLAEVFTFNDGIYLRWFGNSLLYSVVGSAASTLLCVATGYAFDKYDFRGKEKVFGLVLGGILVPATVIQLPTYLLFSKVGLVNTYWALLLPALVNPFGVYLARVFSEGYVPGEVLEAARVDGAGEVRIFSRIALPMLSPGFMTIFLFSFTGSWNNFFGALVMLNDDKLYPVNLGLFMWNTVTAQQPEFYSLVITGSLVAVVPLITAFICLQRFWRSGLTAGSVK; this is translated from the coding sequence ATGAGCACGCACACGGTCACCCAGGAATCCGCCTCCGCCGAGACGGCCGCAGCACCGCCCGAACACCGCTCCCCCGCCCTCGGACGCCGCCCCAGGAAGCCGACCGCGCTGCTCTCCAAGGGCGTCGTCAACGGACTGCTGCTCATCGCCGCCTTCTACATGCTGATGCCGGTCAGCTGGCTGCTCTTCGCGGCCACCAAGAACCACCGCGACCTCTTCGGCACCTCCGGCTTCTCCTTCGGCGACTTCAGCCTCTTCTCGAACCTCGCCGAGGTCTTCACCTTCAACGACGGCATCTATCTGCGCTGGTTCGGCAACAGCCTGCTCTACTCGGTGGTCGGCTCGGCCGCGTCGACGCTGCTGTGTGTCGCCACCGGCTACGCCTTCGACAAGTACGACTTCCGCGGCAAGGAGAAGGTGTTCGGGCTGGTGCTCGGCGGCATCCTGGTCCCCGCCACGGTGATCCAGCTGCCGACGTATCTGCTGTTCTCCAAGGTCGGCCTGGTCAACACCTACTGGGCGCTGCTGCTGCCCGCCCTGGTCAACCCGTTTGGGGTCTACCTCGCCCGGGTCTTCTCCGAGGGGTACGTCCCCGGCGAGGTCCTGGAGGCGGCCCGCGTCGACGGCGCGGGCGAGGTGCGCATCTTCTCCCGCATCGCGCTGCCGATGCTCTCCCCCGGCTTCATGACCATCTTCCTGTTCTCGTTCACCGGCAGCTGGAACAACTTCTTCGGCGCCCTGGTCATGCTCAACGACGACAAGCTCTACCCGGTCAACCTGGGTCTGTTCATGTGGAACACGGTCACCGCCCAGCAGCCCGAGTTCTACTCGCTGGTGATCACCGGCTCGCTCGTCGCCGTCGTCCCGCTGATCACCGCCTTCATCTGCCTGCAGCGCTTCTGGCGCTCGGGGCTCACCGCCGGCTCGGTGAAGTGA
- a CDS encoding carbohydrate ABC transporter permease, whose translation MAAPLAKAANPSRAGTHRASGSRLKRNQRGAAALFIVPFLVLFAAVMAAPIGYAAWLSLFTEQSSGLGFGGTERAFSGVGNYVKAFSDTGFRESFLHIAAYCALYIPVMIGGALTLALLVDSAVARAKRFFQLALFLPHAIPGLIASILWIYLYTPGISPVLDWIEAAGGSWNFFSADHVLSSIVNLAAWQWMGYNMVIFYAALQAVPRELIEAADMDGAGPIRTALQIKVPLISSAVVMTVLFTCVGAIQLFTEPRLLNQKGSAAVDTEWSPTMYIWKAAFLQHDYGLAAAASLLLAALGVALSYLVTKLGNRWKAA comes from the coding sequence GTGGCAGCACCACTCGCCAAGGCCGCGAACCCGTCCCGGGCCGGCACCCACCGCGCGAGCGGATCCCGGCTCAAGCGCAACCAGCGCGGCGCCGCGGCCCTGTTCATCGTCCCGTTCCTCGTGCTGTTCGCCGCCGTGATGGCGGCGCCGATCGGCTATGCCGCATGGCTGAGCCTGTTCACCGAGCAGTCGTCCGGTCTCGGCTTCGGCGGCACCGAGCGGGCGTTCTCCGGCGTCGGGAACTACGTCAAGGCGTTCTCCGACACGGGCTTCCGCGAGTCGTTCCTGCACATCGCCGCCTACTGCGCGCTGTACATCCCGGTGATGATCGGCGGGGCGCTCACGCTGGCGCTCCTGGTCGACTCGGCGGTGGCCCGCGCCAAGCGGTTCTTCCAGCTCGCGCTGTTCCTGCCGCACGCCATCCCGGGCCTGATCGCCTCGATCCTGTGGATCTACCTCTACACCCCCGGGATCAGCCCGGTGCTCGACTGGATCGAGGCCGCCGGCGGCTCATGGAACTTCTTCAGCGCCGACCATGTGCTCTCCTCCATCGTCAACCTCGCCGCCTGGCAGTGGATGGGCTACAACATGGTCATCTTCTACGCCGCTCTCCAGGCCGTGCCGCGCGAACTCATCGAGGCCGCCGACATGGACGGCGCCGGACCGATCCGTACGGCCCTCCAGATCAAGGTGCCCCTGATCTCCTCCGCGGTCGTGATGACGGTCCTGTTCACCTGCGTCGGCGCCATCCAGCTCTTCACCGAGCCCCGGCTGCTCAACCAGAAGGGCTCGGCCGCCGTGGACACCGAGTGGTCGCCCACGATGTACATCTGGAAGGCAGCCTTCCTCCAGCACGACTACGGACTCGCCGCGGCCGCCTCCCTGCTGCTCGCCGCGCTCGGCGTCGCGCTCTCGTACCTCGTCACCAAGCTCGGAAACAGGTGGAAGGCGGCATGA
- a CDS encoding ABC transporter substrate-binding protein, with the protein MSRTSRTFRIAATATIAALGLFATACGGDSGGSSDAASDGRPVTITYWSWTLGAKATAEAFNKSHKDIQVKFTEIPSGGDGYSKMSNAVKAGNAPDVATIEYQMVPEFASQGNLVDLTEHAGDTVKEKFPQPIQDLVTFGGKTWTVPFDAAPQMYYYRTDLFKKFGIEVPKTWDEFKTAAETVKKKDKTVRLASMPKSDAALFASLSWQAGSKWFSTEGDAWKPAVDDAGSKKVAGYWDDLVKNDLVQTFTGWSPEETKARVEGKTLSFLGASWSAGGMKTSLPDLKGKWAAAPIPHWGTPASGNYGGTSYGVLKGSKHAEAAAEFIKWVTTNGDAVKARLSDAKSPSSALPANPEMRAVAAAQFDTAYFNGQDLYKLASEQVDTIVPGWTWGPNQMDVYTAIQDETAKTGFTAGVAAGQAKARSGIEERGLKLAE; encoded by the coding sequence ATGTCGCGCACTTCACGTACGTTCCGTATAGCCGCCACCGCCACGATCGCCGCGCTCGGCCTGTTCGCCACCGCCTGCGGCGGCGACTCCGGCGGCTCGTCCGACGCCGCTTCGGACGGCAGGCCGGTCACCATCACCTACTGGTCGTGGACGCTCGGCGCCAAGGCGACGGCCGAGGCGTTCAACAAGTCCCACAAGGACATCCAGGTCAAGTTCACCGAGATCCCCAGCGGGGGCGACGGCTACAGCAAGATGTCCAACGCGGTGAAGGCGGGCAACGCGCCCGACGTGGCGACCATCGAGTACCAGATGGTCCCCGAGTTCGCGAGCCAGGGAAACCTGGTCGACCTCACCGAGCACGCCGGTGACACCGTCAAGGAGAAGTTCCCGCAGCCCATCCAGGACCTGGTGACCTTCGGCGGCAAGACCTGGACGGTGCCGTTCGACGCCGCGCCGCAGATGTACTACTACCGCACGGACCTCTTCAAGAAGTTCGGCATCGAGGTCCCCAAGACCTGGGACGAGTTCAAGACCGCCGCCGAGACGGTCAAGAAGAAGGACAAGACCGTCCGCCTGGCCAGCATGCCCAAGTCGGACGCGGCCCTCTTCGCCTCGCTCTCGTGGCAGGCCGGCAGCAAGTGGTTCAGCACCGAGGGCGACGCCTGGAAGCCCGCCGTCGACGACGCCGGCTCCAAGAAGGTCGCGGGCTACTGGGACGACCTGGTCAAGAACGACCTCGTGCAGACCTTCACCGGCTGGAGCCCGGAGGAGACGAAGGCCCGCGTCGAGGGCAAGACCCTGTCCTTCCTCGGCGCCTCCTGGTCCGCGGGCGGCATGAAGACCTCCCTGCCGGACCTCAAGGGCAAGTGGGCCGCGGCGCCCATTCCGCACTGGGGCACCCCCGCCAGCGGCAACTACGGCGGCACCTCCTACGGCGTGCTGAAGGGCAGCAAGCACGCGGAGGCCGCGGCCGAGTTCATCAAGTGGGTCACCACCAATGGTGACGCGGTCAAGGCCCGCCTCAGCGACGCCAAGTCCCCCAGCAGCGCCCTGCCGGCCAACCCGGAGATGCGCGCCGTCGCCGCGGCCCAGTTCGACACCGCCTACTTCAACGGCCAGGACCTGTACAAGCTGGCCTCCGAGCAGGTCGACACGATCGTCCCCGGCTGGACGTGGGGCCCGAACCAGATGGACGTCTACACGGCCATCCAGGACGAGACGGCCAAGACCGGCTTCACCGCCGGTGTCGCCGCCGGCCAGGCGAAGGCCAGGTCGGGCATCGAGGAGCGCGGGCTCAAGCTCGCCGAATGA
- a CDS encoding DUF3472 domain-containing protein encodes MPSADPRTAQRSRRGRRLGVLAGVCAGALASLLYSTGTAAAAVTPGGLISNSYTISGAPTEGLEKLAFPLKVISQPNDSGYYWAQQYYFKSGQAGYVGLQPRPGNSGIAVFSVFGSGTSTSHANCRTGADGGAGTSCSVTYPYVKGRWYQLEIIKTGTNNWTGYVVDTSNNVWTTIGSWNVSASAGLLKPSGVGFVEYYKSVADCGSIPYGQAVWGKPFVDPEPGTGTNTSAYTYGPCKANASYSISAGQVTMTTGG; translated from the coding sequence ATGCCCTCCGCAGATCCGCGTACCGCACAGCGCAGCAGGCGGGGCAGGCGTCTCGGCGTCCTCGCCGGCGTGTGCGCCGGCGCTCTCGCCTCGCTGCTCTACTCGACGGGCACGGCCGCCGCGGCCGTGACGCCCGGCGGCCTGATCTCCAACTCGTACACCATCTCGGGCGCCCCCACGGAAGGACTGGAGAAGCTCGCCTTCCCGCTCAAGGTGATCAGCCAGCCCAACGACTCCGGCTACTACTGGGCCCAGCAGTACTACTTCAAGTCCGGCCAGGCCGGCTACGTCGGGCTCCAGCCGCGACCCGGCAACAGCGGCATCGCGGTCTTCAGCGTCTTCGGCTCCGGCACCTCCACCAGCCACGCCAACTGCCGTACCGGGGCGGACGGCGGCGCCGGCACCAGCTGCAGCGTCACGTACCCGTACGTGAAGGGCCGCTGGTACCAGCTGGAGATCATCAAGACCGGCACCAACAACTGGACCGGCTACGTCGTCGACACGTCGAACAACGTCTGGACGACGATCGGCAGCTGGAACGTGTCGGCGTCGGCAGGGCTGCTGAAGCCGAGCGGGGTCGGCTTCGTCGAGTACTACAAGTCGGTCGCCGACTGCGGGTCGATCCCGTACGGGCAGGCGGTGTGGGGCAAGCCGTTCGTCGACCCCGAGCCCGGCACGGGCACCAACACCAGCGCGTACACCTACGGCCCCTGCAAGGCCAACGCGAGCTACAGCATCAGCGCAGGGCAGGTGACGATGACGACGGGCGGCTGA
- a CDS encoding hydroxyacid dehydrogenase: protein MLVPESTVLNTPRDPAARRPHTLLAMGREPHAQLLAEGALDRLPHVAVVDTAQCVSDFGAVDDAVLGTAEVLFTHWGAPRLTAEALDRMPRLRAVVHAAGSVKHHVTEAVWERGIAVSTAAAANALPVAEFTLAAILFANKRVLDSARHYRDVRDRTPVLRRLAGHGNYRRTVGIVGASRIGRRVLELLRPLDLDVLLYDPYLDGAGAAGLGAELVGLDELVRRSHVVSIHAPQLTETQHMFDARRLALLRDGATLVNTARGSLVDTDALTEELVTGRIHAVLDVTEPEVLPAGSPLYGLPNVLLTPHIAGSLGNELGRMANCAIDEVERYAKGLPFAHGVGADELSRSA, encoded by the coding sequence ATGCTCGTACCGGAAAGCACCGTCCTGAACACCCCCCGCGACCCCGCCGCGCGCCGTCCGCACACGCTGCTCGCCATGGGCCGTGAGCCCCACGCCCAGCTGCTCGCCGAGGGCGCACTCGACCGGCTGCCGCACGTCGCGGTCGTCGACACCGCGCAGTGCGTCAGCGACTTCGGGGCGGTCGACGACGCCGTGCTGGGGACCGCCGAAGTGCTCTTCACGCACTGGGGCGCCCCGCGGCTCACCGCCGAGGCGCTGGACCGGATGCCGCGGCTGCGGGCCGTCGTCCATGCGGCGGGCTCCGTCAAGCACCACGTCACCGAGGCCGTCTGGGAGCGGGGGATCGCCGTCTCCACCGCCGCGGCGGCCAACGCGCTGCCGGTAGCCGAGTTCACCCTCGCCGCGATCCTTTTCGCCAACAAGCGGGTGCTCGACAGCGCCAGGCACTACCGGGACGTGCGCGACAGGACGCCCGTCCTGCGGCGCCTGGCGGGTCACGGCAACTACCGGCGTACGGTCGGCATCGTCGGCGCGTCGCGCATCGGGCGCCGTGTCCTGGAGCTGCTGCGCCCGCTCGACCTGGACGTCCTGCTGTACGACCCGTACCTGGACGGGGCCGGGGCCGCCGGGCTCGGGGCCGAGCTGGTCGGGCTCGACGAGCTCGTGCGGCGCAGCCATGTGGTCTCCATCCACGCACCCCAACTCACCGAGACGCAGCACATGTTCGACGCCCGGCGCCTCGCGCTGCTGCGCGACGGCGCCACCCTCGTCAACACCGCGCGGGGGTCCCTCGTCGACACCGACGCCCTCACCGAGGAGCTGGTGACCGGCCGGATCCACGCCGTCCTGGACGTCACGGAGCCCGAGGTGCTGCCTGCCGGATCGCCGCTGTACGGGCTGCCCAACGTGCTGCTGACCCCGCACATCGCCGGTTCGCTCGGCAATGAGCTGGGCCGCATGGCGAACTGTGCGATCGACGAGGTGGAGCGCTACGCCAAGGGTCTGCCCTTCGCCCACGGTGTCGGCGCCGACGAGCTCTCCCGCTCGGCCTGA